A segment of the Ignavibacteriales bacterium genome:
TGATTGATGAAATATGTCCTTCGCCGGTAGCACGTAAACTAAGTATAAATCTTTTGCTTCCTTTTTCAGTTCCTGTTTGATCCGGATGCCAGATCATTGATGGATTAAATAATGCAGCAGATTCGAATGAGTACTCGCTGGAAAAATAAGCTCCGAGTAATTGTTTTCTGTTTATCGATATTTCGTCGTTGGTATAAACATAATCTTTAAATTGATCGAACCTATTTAAAAATAAATCTAATAGTTTACTGTGTCTGCCTATAGATTCTTTTTTTACATTTTCCAGCTCGCTATTAACTTTTTCTTCAGTTAATGAAAGCACTCGTGCAAATATTTTAAAGATTCTTTCTTTATCAATTATCTGAAATGGTCTGAACAGTACTCTTCTTGGATCTGGTTTTATAAGCACACCGGTTCTTTTTAATTGAATCATTAATTTCACTCCGAATTATCATTTTTAAGTTTTTAACAAATTTTTCTTTCAAAAAGTTTTTTAAAGTATCTAACGGATTTTTTCTTTTAAATAATCTTGTATAATCCTTTTAGCAATTTTATCCTTTTCAATTACAGAAAGAGATAAAAGAGCTTCAATGGTGGATTCAGCACCCGAATTTTTATTCACTTCTTTTTCGCTGATAATTCCGTCAAAACAAATTCCGTTTTCCGCTGAGTACATTGCTAACTTAGCCGGGTTATCTCCAAAGAGCCATAATGCCAGTTTTCCGGCAAGTTCTGAATATTGTTTTTGCTTTGTAACATTAGCAGCTTCTATACAAGCAAAAATCATCGGTCTGATTCCATATGCAATCTGCGAAAACTTTTTTGTTTCCTTCAATTTTGTTTTCTTACCTTTTTTATAAAGGGAAAACTCATTCACATATTTTGAATTGAGGAGATAATTGTAAAAATAATTTATTTCATTAAGGGCAGCCTTTAAATATTTTTGCCTTTTAGTAATCTGGTATGCGGTCAAGAGAGCGTAGGATTGGCTGTTCCCCCATGCATGCCAGGAATTTTCCCAGCTAAGAATTGCATAAAATGGAAAATTATTTTTGTCACCTTCCTGCATTAATAAAATGCCATCACATAAATTATTAATTATATCCAACACATCTGGATTTCCAAATTCCTTATAATATGATGAAAGAGCTATAACAAGAACACTTGCCTGATCGGATGCAAATTCAAATGGAAGCCAGGTCGGGCGATTAAATCCATCTAAGTTTTTTATCTTTTTTGGCTCAGATAAATATAATTTAATTTTATTATAGGATCTATTAAGTGCCACTTTTAACTTTTCTGCCAATTCCCCATTGGAGTTTTTAAATACATTATAAGCTTCAGTTAAAGCCCACACAGCACGCCAGGTCCACCAATTAGGTTCTGCAACACTTGTTTTATAAGTTTTATTAATCGAATAGTCTTGCCAGATAAAGTTGCAGAAATAACTATTTTCTTGCTGCATATACAAAACAAACTCGATTAAATTTTTTGCCTTAACCAAATTCAAAGTGTCACTATACATTTTATAATATTTCAAATACAAGATAGCGGCTCGCGCTGCATCATCAACGCAGGCTATTCCTTCATCTTCATCCTTTACCCAATTATAATCAGGGTACTCACTATAAATATGAATAATGCCCATCGTCTTGCCATTAACATTTATTTCCTGGTAAAGATGATCGAGATGATTGGTATTTACAAGTTCATCGCTGGTTAGTTTTAGACCGAAACAATAATTATTAACTGTAACCAGGAGCAATAGCACAAAGGATGATAAAAATCTTTTCATATAAATTTTCTTGTAAAAATTAAAATTTATAAATTACTTGCAAACAGATAAAAGATAGTCGACTGAAGTTTCAGCTAAGCAAATATTTGTGTCGGCTCCCGAATAGTAAATTTTTACATCACCATTATCTTCAAAAATCCAACCCGAAGAAAACACAACATTGTTAACATCTCCAATTCTTTCATAATCAAATTCAGGAATGAGAATTGGTTCCTGTGACTTACCTTTAACAAGCCATGGTTTATCCAATTCAAGTAAAACAACACCAAGTCTGTATGTAGAAGAAATTCCGAAACCACGCACTCCATGATAAAGCATCAACCAACCGTCTTTTGTTTTTACGGGTTGACTTGATGAGCCGATCTTATCGTTTTCCCAGGTACCATATTCCGGCTCCAATAATACTTTAAATCCACCCCAATGTAAAAGATCTGTGCTTTTACTTATCCAAATATCTTTTCTATGTTCAGCGGTTGGGCGATCTACTTTCCAATAAACACCTCCGACTTTTTCCGGGAACAAAGCACAGTCTTTGTTTGATGGTTCAGAAATAGAACCGTGAATTGTGAAGTGAATAAAGTCCTTTGTTTCTGCAAGCATAACCAAAGGCATGTATTTGGAGTAACCGGTGTACGTTATAAAATAAGAATTTCCAATTTTAGTAATACGAGCATCTTCAATTCCCCACTCCACGTACGCACCCCATTCTTTATGATCACTTGGCAATAAGGTTGGATGATCATCCACATCAAATTTGTATCCATCATTGCTGATTGCTTTAACAAAAGCTGATCTTCCATTGGGCATTTCTATACGGCAAAACAATAAATACTTATTATTAAATTTTACTGCGCCAGGATTGAATATACTATTAACTTTGAATGGAACATTTTCTTTTGTAAGAATTGGATTGTTTAAAAATTTATTAAGAGTCATGATTTTTAGAAACCTTATGTTTAAATCTGCAAATTGAATTTATGTGTGTTATTATTTCATTATTCTTTCAAGCCTGTAGAAGCCATGCTTTGGATAAAATATTTTTGGAAGAATGCATATGCAATTACAATTGGCAGAGCTAACATTGTGGCTGCCGCAAGTTTAACTCCAAGCTGCGATTCTGCTCTTCCACCAACCGCAAACAATGTTACAAGCTGCGGTAATGTCATAAGGCTCTCATCCCGAATAACAATGATGGGCCACAGAACTTCATTCCACGAAGACATAAAAGTTATTATTCCAACAGTTATAATTGCAGGAATTGAATTTGGATATAGTATTCTGAACAAAATTGTAAAGTCATTGCATCCATCAATACGCGCAGCATCAATCATATCCTTTGGAATGCTTTTAAAATATTGACTAAACATAATAATCGATAATCCGTTTACAAGATATGGAACAATGAGAGCAAAATAAGTATCCACCCAGGTAAACTTAACCATCAAGATATATTGCGGAATTAAAGTTATCTGGAACGGCAATGTCATCGTAAAGATTATGATGTAGAAAAGTGCATTCTTTCCTTTGAACTCAAGATGAGTTAAAGCATACCCAATCATCGAACCAAAAATAATTACACCAAATGTAATTGTTAAAGAAACAAATAAGCTGTTCAGCAAAGAACGCGTGATTGGAATTTTATCAACAACTTGAGTATAACTATTTAGAGAAATTGAACTTGGTAAAAATGATAAGTTGGCAATCTGGTTTTCAGGTGCAAGCGATGCCATCACCATCCAATAGAACGGATAGACAAAAATAAGCGCTCCTAAAACTAAAACAACATATATTAAAAGTTTTTTCATTTACCTCGTTCCCTTCTCAACATATCTTTTCTGAATTACAATAACTATCAAAATTATTCCAGCAAAGAAAAATCCCATTGTTGTTGCGTAACCCATATGATAATAGAAGAAGCCTTGTTTATAAATATAAAGTACAGCGGAGAGAGTGCTATTCAAAGGTCCGCCGCCAGTCATTACATATGGTTCAATGAAAAGAGAAAAACCTCCGATGGTTGACAAAATTACTACAAGGAACATAGTTGGATTTATCATTGGTAATGTAACATACCGGAATTTCTGCCAGGCAGTGGCTCCTTCCATATCTGCCGCTTCATAAAGATATGCTGGAACCGTTTGCAGCCCAACTAAAAATAAAACAATATACAGCCCAACATTTTTCCATGTTGCCATTATTGCAATTGAAGGCATCGCAGTACCTGGATCAACTAACCAACCAACTTTACCTAATCCGATACTTGAAAGCATCCGGTTAAATAAACCAGTCTCATATCCATAAAGTTGCTGCCATAAAATAGTAACAACAACACCAGAAACTATAACAGGAAGAAAATAAGCTGCACGAAAGAAGCCAATAAATTTAACCTTCTGGTTAAGCATAACCGCAAAAAAAAGTGCAGCAATAATCTGAAGTGGAATATGTATTGCTAAAAAAATTATCGTATTTAAAAGTGAACGGAAAAATACAGCATCATTTATTAACCGGTAAAAGTTTTGTAACCCAACAAACTTCATTGGGGAAATTATATTCCATTGATGAAACATCAATACAAAAGAGAAAATTACCGGAAACGCAATAAACGTTAGAAAGAAGATTACGTAAGGAGCAATCATAACATATGGAATTATTTTTTTCTCTTTCATTTTATCGAATCCAATATTTTATCAGCACAGATGAAATACATTATTTTAATAGTAAAAGACTTGCGGCTTTTGCCGCATCATTCACTGCTTCTTCCGGAGATTTTTTTCCATAAACTACACATGCTTCATATTCCTGAGATATTGCATCAAAAACTTCTTTTAGTACAGGACAGCTATCTGGTCCTTTTACATACTTTGCCTGGATTGCAAAATTCATCATCATTGGAATTTTGTTAAAGTAATCTAAGAACATTTGATTTGAAGTTAAGTCTTTTCGCCTGGGCAATTGATTTGTAGTTTTCAATAATAAAAAATCACTTTCTGCACTTATTAAATGACGAAGGAACTCCCATGCAAGCAGCTTGTTTTTGCATGTATTAAAAATTACAATATTCTTCGTGTCACCATAAGTATAACTTTTTCCGGTAAAATTATCGGGCACCGGCAAAGAAGTAAAATTAAATTGAAATCCCTGTGGCTTGAAGCGGTCTGCATGAATAATTTCCCAGGGACCAGTGAACCGAGTAGCAATGCTGCTTGATAAGAATGGATCCTGTCGTGCAGAAATTCTTTCTCTTGGAAAGTAATCATTATCGAACAATGATTTTAAGAACGCAAATGTTTGTACGGCATATTTATTATTGAAAGCTACTTTATTATCTTTAATCAATGGCGCACCGCCGGAAGCTGCCAGGTAGAATGGATAAAAATCAAATAGTCTTTGCCACCAGGTTTCTATAACTTCCGCATAACCAATCCATTTACAATCAGTCTTACCTTGTTTAATCTTCTTTGCTGCATCTATAAATTGCGAGTACGTTGCTGGAGGATTTGAATAACCAACAGCATTAAAAACTTTTTGATTATAAATCAGCATTATCGGATTAACCTTCCACGGAATCTGATAGATGTGTCCATCAGATGAAGTAACTTCTTTTACTACTTCGCTGTCACATCGCTGATAAATGAATTCAAGAAATCCTGGAAGTGAATCTAATGCAATAAGCCGCCCAGCGCGAGCATATAACTCAACATCACCTTGCCACATATTGGAATAAATATCCGGAGTAGTTCCGCCAACAACAGCAGCAAGAATTACTTCTTCGCTCGATTGCCCTTCCGGCACAGGCTGAAATGTAACAGGTTTATTTGAGTGTTCTTTATTCCACTTTTCAACAATCAATTTTGCAAAAGTAATTTCATCAGAATTGTTGGAAGCCCAATAAAGAATTTTATTATCTTTTCTATCGCTCTGCTTGCTGCAAGAAAGAAATAATAAAACGAGAACTGCAATATTTATTGTTACTAATAATCTTTTCATCATTATTCAATTTTTCAATTCCAGAATTGCCATTCAAAATCTATTGTGGGATAGACAGGGCGAACGAAAGTCCCGCCTTTTTTAACAGAATATATTTCAATGGTCTTCGGATTATATTCATCGCTTACATTTATTTGCTTTAGAACATCTTCGTTGATTTTTATTTTATGTTTCTGTTTAAGAACTAAAACTCTATTTACAATTTTTTTGGTATACTCATAAACATAACAATCAGTCCAAACATCTTTCTTCACTTCATCAAATGATTTTGGACTTCCATCTTTATCAGAATATTTTTTCAAATTGTCCTTGTAGTATTCTTTCATGCGATCATCAGAAATTTTAATTGAGTTTGCAATTTCAAGCTTCATCTTTGAATAAACCACTTTATCTTTCCACCATTTAAGCTGTACTTCTACGTCAGGATCTTTATCATACTTACCTTTAATTGCAAGCTGGGCGAGAATGTTATCACGAACCATTCGCCAAACAACACTTTGAAGTGAAGCAAATAAACCTTTGTGAGATTTTAAATCGAAATGAATATACGGTTCACGATTGGTATACCAATCTAAAAAGTTTTTTAATGTGAAATTCCCGCTTTTAGTTTTAACGAGAACTTCATCGTTATATTCAGAAATGTTTTCCAACTCCAGTTGTTTCTGCACTTTGATATTCTTTGTCAAATTCCATTCATCATAAACCTTCGGAGCTAACAGTTTTTTACCAAGAAATGCTTTTAAAATATTAAAAGTATTCCGAACGATAATTCCATTATTTTCAATTAGAAGTTTCTTAACCATAACATCAGAAGCCGAATCAGCTTTTAGTTTGGTTAAATATTTTTCTATACTGTACTTTAAGTCATTCTTTTGAGATTCTGTGGTAATAACATTGCGCCAGAGGTTTTCAATTTTTACTATATACCAGCCATCATTAGTTTTTATTGGAGTAGAAGGTACACCAAGCTTGATAGAATCTATAACCGAAGCTAATGCTGGATTTGTTTTTTCCAACTTATATCTGGTCGTTTCTAAATATCTATCTCCGTAACTGATGGAATCTGAAAACTGTTTTACAAAAAGAGAATCAAATGGAATTCCGTTTTTTATCAAACTGAATTGCTCTTTGATTTCATCAAAAGATGACTTAAAAATCCATTTCAATTGTAAATCAATTTGCTCTTTTTCTACTGCCCGTTCAATTTCCAATGAATCAACTTTAATTTTATTCCAGATCCGTTCACGGTATAATTGTTCGGTAGCCAGATCATTTTTTATATCGGTGAGAAATAATTTTACATCCGGTAGTGTATCGAGTCTTTTTGAATATCCATCTAGCGCAAGAAGTTTTTCGTAACTCATATATTCAACAAATCTTTCCCGTGAGTCTTTCTGTCTTTTTATGAATGCAGGACCAAATTCATAACCATTAAGAAACTCTTCGGCTGTAATCTCAATGTTCCCAACCTTAGACACAACAGCAGAATTTAAAACTTTATTTACATCGTACGGTTTTACTTCAGTGGTATCAATCTGAAACGCCGATAGATAATTAGTACATATTAAAAATATTATCAAGAGCAATTTCCGTGCGTTTCTTGGTGCCTTGGTGCCTTGGTGGTAACTTTTTTTTAAAATCCAAAAGGAAAGATAATCTTTTGCCGTTTTTCTTTTCATCTAAAATTTTAATCCAAGTGAAAAGAAATGTACAGCTTCTAATCTTCCAAAATCTCTGTAGGCATAATCAAACTGAACTGCAGCTGAACCGAACAATTCTTTTGAAGCAATTCCAACTCCCAAAGATAAACCACCTTCAGCTTTATCTAAAAATAAGGATTGCCAACCTCCTCTTAAAAATAAAATTTCGCGGTAAGATACTTCTGTTCCTGTATTCACACTCTCGTAATTATTGTTTGGGTGCAGAGCATCGAGAGCAACTGTCCATTTAAAGTCATCAGAATTAACAACATTGGTTGAAACTCCAATTTGAAATGAAAGCGGTAAATCCCAGGAATCCATCTCAACAGTAAATGGAATTCGTTCATTCGATCCTTGTTTAGTGTCATCAACTCTGCCAAATTTCCGCGTATCTCTTCCTGTTAATTGAAGCGAAGTACCGAAGTTTGAAATTGATGCTCCGATTACCATTCCATTCAATAAATCAGTTTTGAAAGTTGTACCAGCATCAATTGCAAAACCTACTGCGCTTTCATGCCAAATTTTCTGCTGGATATATTTTGCGGTAAATCCAATTGCAAACCTATCAGTCAAAATATGCGCATAAGAAATACCCAAGGCTATATCGCTTGCGCTAAAATATTCACCGGTTCCTTCAGGCAATTCTACAGTGCGGACTTTCATATCCGGCATTGTTAGTGATGTAAAACTTAAACCAATATTTCCAAGGCTTCCGAGTGGAATTACAAGCGCAGCGTAATCGAAACTTGTTTCGGCAATCCAGTTAGTATGAGTAACTGACAATTCACCTTGTTGAAGATTTGAAATGCCAGCGGCATTCCAATATAATGCAGTTGCATCGTTAGCAAGACTTACAAATGCACCTCCAAATCCAGTGGCTTTTGCACCAACAGGAATTTCAAGGAATGCTGCAACGGTTGTTCCCGACTTAGAAACATTTTTATTCTGCGCTGTAGTTTGAACAAACAGTAAAACAGAAAGAATGAAAACAATGTATAGTTTATTCATATTAAAGTCCTCACCCTAACCTTCTCCCAACTCGCCTTACTTTGTGTGCGAATTGGGAAAGGAATTTCTATTGAGTTAATATTTTAAAAAATAAGTTTCATTTAAAAAAAATTTTATCAATTTTTTCCTCTTTCCGCTGGAGAGAGGATTTATTTTATTATTGCAAAACGGTCTATGCGCGTTCCAATTCCAGGCGCATCAACGTGATATACATAAACACCATAAGCTATATCCATTCCATCACGCGAAACAAGATTCCATGGTTCCTGCCCATCAGTTAAATTACTATCGTGATTAATTTCCTGAACCAGTTTGCCACTTAATGAATATATTCTAATTGTACATTTAGCCGGCAGATGAATAAATTGAACTCGTCTTTCACCTCTTCCAACAGATGAAGTCTGAGCTTCCCAGGAAGCAGCACCAACATAAGGATTAGGAACAACAGCAATTTTTTTCAAATCATCCTTAGCTTTACCATCATTAAAGCCTGGCGCCTTTGCAGTAAATTCAACATAATCACCAGTGCGGAAAGGTTTCTTTGTAGAAAGTCTATAAACATCTCCGGGTTGCGGCGCTTTTTGATTCGCTTGAGAAATTGTTGTATCAGGTTCAAATGAAACCGACCAGCTTGCACGCATATCCGCAAATTTTTGTGCTGGTTTACCGGATGAATCTCCAAATACTATAAATACAGCATCATATGCATTGAAGGACGAATCTGCCACTGTATTTTTGCTTACATCGCCATCTCTGAATATAAATTGAAAATGATCGATGTTCTCAGTAAGATTCTT
Coding sequences within it:
- a CDS encoding glycoside hydrolase family 130 protein; the protein is MTLNKFLNNPILTKENVPFKVNSIFNPGAVKFNNKYLLFCRIEMPNGRSAFVKAISNDGYKFDVDDHPTLLPSDHKEWGAYVEWGIEDARITKIGNSYFITYTGYSKYMPLVMLAETKDFIHFTIHGSISEPSNKDCALFPEKVGGVYWKVDRPTAEHRKDIWISKSTDLLHWGGFKVLLEPEYGTWENDKIGSSSQPVKTKDGWLMLYHGVRGFGISSTYRLGVVLLELDKPWLVKGKSQEPILIPEFDYERIGDVNNVVFSSGWIFEDNGDVKIYYSGADTNICLAETSVDYLLSVCK
- a CDS encoding carbohydrate ABC transporter permease; the encoded protein is MKKLLIYVVLVLGALIFVYPFYWMVMASLAPENQIANLSFLPSSISLNSYTQVVDKIPITRSLLNSLFVSLTITFGVIIFGSMIGYALTHLEFKGKNALFYIIIFTMTLPFQITLIPQYILMVKFTWVDTYFALIVPYLVNGLSIIMFSQYFKSIPKDMIDAARIDGCNDFTILFRILYPNSIPAIITVGIITFMSSWNEVLWPIIVIRDESLMTLPQLVTLFAVGGRAESQLGVKLAAATMLALPIVIAYAFFQKYFIQSMASTGLKE
- a CDS encoding sugar ABC transporter permease; its protein translation is MKEKKIIPYVMIAPYVIFFLTFIAFPVIFSFVLMFHQWNIISPMKFVGLQNFYRLINDAVFFRSLLNTIIFLAIHIPLQIIAALFFAVMLNQKVKFIGFFRAAYFLPVIVSGVVVTILWQQLYGYETGLFNRMLSSIGLGKVGWLVDPGTAMPSIAIMATWKNVGLYIVLFLVGLQTVPAYLYEAADMEGATAWQKFRYVTLPMINPTMFLVVILSTIGGFSLFIEPYVMTGGGPLNSTLSAVLYIYKQGFFYYHMGYATTMGFFFAGIILIVIVIQKRYVEKGTR
- a CDS encoding extracellular solute-binding protein, translated to MMKRLLVTINIAVLVLLFLSCSKQSDRKDNKILYWASNNSDEITFAKLIVEKWNKEHSNKPVTFQPVPEGQSSEEVILAAVVGGTTPDIYSNMWQGDVELYARAGRLIALDSLPGFLEFIYQRCDSEVVKEVTSSDGHIYQIPWKVNPIMLIYNQKVFNAVGYSNPPATYSQFIDAAKKIKQGKTDCKWIGYAEVIETWWQRLFDFYPFYLAASGGAPLIKDNKVAFNNKYAVQTFAFLKSLFDNDYFPRERISARQDPFLSSSIATRFTGPWEIIHADRFKPQGFQFNFTSLPVPDNFTGKSYTYGDTKNIVIFNTCKNKLLAWEFLRHLISAESDFLLLKTTNQLPRRKDLTSNQMFLDYFNKIPMMMNFAIQAKYVKGPDSCPVLKEVFDAISQEYEACVVYGKKSPEEAVNDAAKAASLLLLK
- a CDS encoding PorV/PorQ family protein, translating into MNKLYIVFILSVLLFVQTTAQNKNVSKSGTTVAAFLEIPVGAKATGFGGAFVSLANDATALYWNAAGISNLQQGELSVTHTNWIAETSFDYAALVIPLGSLGNIGLSFTSLTMPDMKVRTVELPEGTGEYFSASDIALGISYAHILTDRFAIGFTAKYIQQKIWHESAVGFAIDAGTTFKTDLLNGMVIGASISNFGTSLQLTGRDTRKFGRVDDTKQGSNERIPFTVEMDSWDLPLSFQIGVSTNVVNSDDFKWTVALDALHPNNNYESVNTGTEVSYREILFLRGGWQSLFLDKAEGGLSLGVGIASKELFGSAAVQFDYAYRDFGRLEAVHFFSLGLKF